From the genome of Streptomyces sp. S4.7:
GTCCAACGTCGTACGGCACGCGCCCGAGGCCCCGACGCGGGTCTCGGTGACCTCGGACGCCGACTGGCTGACCGTGCTGGTCGTCAACGGGCCGGCGAGCGCCCGCACCTCACCGCTGGAGACCTCCGGCACCGGCCACGGGCTGATCGGTATGCGCGAACGCGTACGGTTGACCGGCGGCACGCTGGACACGGGGCCGCTGCCGGACGGGGGGTTCCGGGTTGCGGCGAGGCTTCCGCTGACGCGGGTGTCTGGTCGGGGGCCGGGGCCTGGGCCGGATGCCGCCGTCATCGATCCGACCGCGAAGGACCCGTCTTGACCATTCGTGTGATCATCGTCGACGACCAGGCCATGGTGCGGGCGGGTTTCGCCGCGCTGCTGTCGGCGCAGGCCGACATCGATGTGGTCGGCGAGGCGCCGGACGGGCGCCAGGGCATCGAGGTCAGCCGCGGCACCCACCCCGACGTGGTCCTGATGGACGTCCGGATGCCGGAGATGGACGGCCTGGCGGCGGCCCGCGCGCTGCTGGACCCGCCGGTGGGGGTGGTGCACCGGCCGAGGGTGCTGATGCTGACCACGTTCGACGTGGACGACTACGTGTACGAGGCGCTGCGCGCGGGGGCGTCCGGGTTCCTCCTCAAGGACGCGCCGCCGGCGGACCTGATCTCGGCGGTCCGCGTGGTCGCGGCGGGCGAGGCGTTGCTGGCGCCGTCCGTGACGCGCCGACTGATCGCGGACTTCGCCCAGCAGCGGCCGGCACCGCGCAAGGACCGCTCGCTGCGGCTGAAGGGGCTGACGCCGCGCGAGACGGAGGTGCTCGAACTGATCGCGCGGGGTCTGTCGAACCAGGAGATCGCGGAACATCTGATCCTCGCGGAGCAGACGGTGAAGACGCATATCGGGCGGGTGCTGGCGAAGTTGGGGTTGCGGGACAGGGCGCAGGCGGTGATCTTCGCGTACGAGTCCGGGCTGGTTGCCCCTGGCGGTTGAGGTTGCTGGGTCCGGCCGGTGGTGGGTGTGTCCTCAATCGCCGGACGGGCTTGTTCTCCGCCGTCCCGGCGAGGGGTCCGGTGCCTGGGGCGCCGGGCTCGGTTGGTGCGGGCCGGTGGCCGGGTGCCGCTGCGGGGTCATGCCCGGACGGCGTGATTTACGGCGCGTGCAAGGCTCGTCGGTCTCAGGGGGACCGGCATTCTCACGCGCCACAAATCAGCCCGGGTGTCCGGACACACCCCCCCAAAGACCCCGAACCCCGCCCACGACCGACAACCGCGACCAAGACCCCGGACACCGCGCCCCGGAAGGGCCCCGCACCCCGACCGGCACCCGACAACCGCAACCGCCCCACCCCCGGAGGGACCCGCACCCCGCCCGGGAGCACCGACCCGCAGCCAAGACCCCGGACACCCCCTACCCCGGTAGCACTCCCGACCTGGCCCCCCGGTGTGACGTCACAGCGCCCGTCGTCCTCCTACCTTCCTCCCGCCACACCCCGTGGCCACGAGGAGGGAGACGCGAGATGCGCCGCTACAGAAGGACCTTGGTCGCCGTCGCGCTGATGGCCACCCTGGTGTCCGGCACCGCCGGATGGGCCGCCGGGAGTGGGCAGCAGGCGGTCGACGGGCCGCCGCCCGGCAGCGACGCCTGGCGGCACGACGGGTCGCTCGGGCGCGCGCTGCCCGACCCGCAGACCGCGTCCCCCGCCCAAGTCGCCTCCTTCTTCCGCACGTTGAGCCCCACAAGCCGGCGGGACCTCGCCGAGCGGCACCCCTCGGTCGTGGGGAACCTCGACGGCGCCCCCGTCGAACTCCGCTACGCCGCCAACAGGATCGCGCTCGCGAAGGACCCCCGCCACAGCCGTCTCGCCGCCCCCGGCCGGCAGATCCTCGCGTTCGATCCGCGTGGCCGCGGCACCGTCGCCGAGGTGTACGGGGATCTGCTGACGTCCCGTCATGTCGCCGTCGTGGTACCGGGTTCGGACATCGACGCGGGGACCTACGACCGGTCGGGCGACGCGTACGGCACCCCCGCCGGGATGGCCACGTCGCTGCGGACCGCGACCGAGGGGCGTAGCGCCGTGGTGGCGTGGGCCGGATACACGACGCCCGTCGGCCTCGGGCTGGACGCCGCGACCGGTGGGCTCGCCGAGGTGGGCGCGGAGCGGCTGGCCCGGTTCACGCAGGGGCTGTCCGCGGCGGGGGTCAGGACGCCCGCGCTGTTCTGCCACAGCTACGGCTCCGTGGTGTGCGGGCTGGCCGCCGCGGCGGCGAAGGCGTCGGACATCGTGGTCCTGGGCTCCCCCGGCATGCGGGCCGCCAGCGCGGCCGCGCTCGGCACGGACGCCCGGGTGTGGGCGGCGAAGGACCCGTCGGACTGGATCTCCAAGGTGCCGAACGTGGAGTTCCTGGGCCTGGGCCACGGCACGGACCCGGCGGCGGAGGGCTTCGGGGCGCGCCGTGTCCCGGCGCGGACCGCGCACGGGCATACGGGCTACTTCGCCCCGGGCACGGACTCGTTGCGTGCCTTCGCCTCGATCGCCACGCATGGTGACGTGCGATGAGGTTCGCCGAGAGGATCGAGGCGCGGACACCCGCGTCGCGTGACCGCGCGATCGACGGTCTGCGCGCCCTGGCGCTGCTCGCGGTGCCGACCGGGCACTGGCTGCTGGGCGGATTCACCCTGGACGAGGGCGCGTTGCGCAACGCGAGCCCGCTGAGCACGTTCGGCTTTTTCGCGCCGGTGAGCTGGGTGCTTCAGATGCTGGGCATCTTCTTCCTGGTCGGGGGTTACGCGTCGGTGCTCTCCTACCGGCGCAGGAAGGGCTCCACGGCGGCGTGGCTGCGGCGGCGTGCCGCCCGGCTGGGGCGGCCGGTCCTGGGTGTGACGGCGGTGTGGGCGGTGCTGATTCCGGTGCTGTACGCGGCCGGTGTGCCGGGGACGACGCTGCGTACGGGCTCGACGCTGGTGGTGCAGCCGCTGTGGTTCGTGGGGGTGTACGTGGTGGTGACGGCGCTGACGCCGTACTGCGTGCGGATGGCGGGGCGGCTGGGCGCGTGGGCGGCGGCGCCGTTGCTGGGGGTGGTGGCCGTCGTGGACGTGCTGCGGTACGGCCCGTACGGCGAGGCGATGCCTTCGTGGCTGGGCGTGGTCAACATCCTGCCGGGCTGGCTGTTCGCGTATCAGCTGGGTGTGTCGTGGGGCGAGGGCGGGATCGGCCGGCGCGGCGCGCGGGTGCTGCTCGTGGGGGGCGGGGTGCTGTTCGCCGTACTGCTGCTGGTCTTCCACTACCCGGCGTCGATGGTCGGGGTGCCCGGTGAGGCGCGGACCAATTCGCATCCGCCGTCGCTGCTGGTGCTGGCGCTGGCCGCCGCGCAGAGCGGTGCGGCGATCCTGTTGCGGGACCGGATCGCGGGTGTGCTGCGCAGGCCCGCGCTGTGGGCGCCGGTCGTGGTGGTCAATCTGCTCGCGATGACGATTCTGTGCTGGCACCAGACGGCGATGCTCGCCGCGGCGGTGCCGGGTTCGTATCTGGGGGCGGTGCCGGGGCTGACGACGGCGCCCGATTCGTACGGCTGGATTCTCGGCCGGTTGCTGTGGATGCCGCTGTTCGCGGTGCTGCTGGTACTGATCGCCCGGTACGCGCGGGCGTTCGAGGCGCCGTGGCGGTCGGGGACGCGAGCGGCGAGGGCCCGCCGGGCGGCGGCGGGGCTGCTCGCGGCGGGCTTCGCCGTGTACGCGCTGGCGTCGTGAGGCGCTGCGCGGTGCGGGGGTCTACTCGCGGGCGACGGCTGTCGCGGACATGTCCGGGTAGCGGTCGCCGGCGACCTGTCCGGCGATCGGCTCCAGGAGTGCCAGCTCCTCGGGGGTGAGGATGATGCGGGTGGCGGCGGCGTTCTCCAGCAGGCGTGAGCGCTTGCGGGTGCCGGGGATCGGTACGACGGTCAGGCCGTGTTCCTGGGCACGCTGCTGCACCCAGGCGAGCGCGATCTGGCCGGGGGTCGCGTCGTGTGCGGCGGCGATGGTGCGGACGGGTTCGAGGAGGGCGGCGTTGCGGCCCGCGTTGTCGCCGGTGAAGCGGGGCTGGGTGAGGCGGATGTCGGCGCCCTTCAGTTCCTTGTCGGCCCGCGTGAACGAGCCGGTCAGGAAGCCGCGTCCGAGCGGTGAGTACGGGACGAGGGCGACGCCGAGTTCGGCGGCGGCGGCCACGGCGCTGGTCTCGACGTCGCGGGAGAACAGCGACCATTCGGACTGGAGCGCGGTAATGGGGTGCACGGAGTGCGCCTCGCGCAGTTCCGCGCCGGTGACCTCGCTCAGGCCGAGGTATTTGACCTTGCCCTCGGCGACGAGTCCGGCCATCGCGCCGACGGATTCGGCGAACGGTACGGCGGGGTTGTACCGGTGCATGTAGTAGAGGTCGATGACGTCGACGCCCAGGCGCCGCAGTGAGCCTTCGACGGCCTGTCTGATGTAGGCGGGTTCGTTGCGGATGCCCCGGTATGCCGGGTCGTCGCTGCGCTCGATGCCGAATTTGGTGGCGAGAGTGATCTCGTCGCGGTGTGCGGCGACGAAGGGCGCGAGGAATGTCTCGTTGGCGCCGCGTCCGTAGGCGTCCGCGGTGTCGATGAGGGTGACGCCGGTCTCGACGGTCGCTTCGAGGGTGTCGCGGGAGGCGGTGTCGTCGGTGTCGCCGTAGAACTCGCTGATGCCCATGGCGCCGAAGCCCTGGACGCCGACGGTGGGTCCGGCGGCGCCGAGCGTCACCGCGGTGATCTTCTCCGTGCTGGGGGTGTTCATGAGGCCCTTTCCGACGCGGGGCGCGCACCGGCGTAGTAGTCGATCTTGTAGTCGAGTACGGCGAGTGTGTCGTGGAGTTCGGCGACGCGGGTGCGTACGTCGCGCCGGGTCTGCTCCAGCAGTTCCTGCCGCCGTTCGAAGGTGTGCTCGCCCTCCCGGACCAGTTCGGCGTAGCGGACCATGTCGGCGACGGGCATACCGGTCAGACGCAGTTTGCCGACGAAGGCGAGCCAGTCGAGGTCCTGGTTGGAGAAGCGCCGCTGTCCGGTGTGGGACCGGTCGACGTGCGGCATGAGTCCGATGCGCTCGTACCAGCGCAGGGTGTGCGCGGTGAGGCCGGTGAAGGAGACGACTTCGCTGATCGTGTACTGGTCCCGTCCGGCGGGGCGGGGATGCGTGGGCGGGGCCGATACGCAGAGGTCCTCGGTTTCCGTCCGGACGGGTGTGCTCTCCATCAGCGTCATGCCTTCAACGTAGGACCTTGGAGTGCACTCGAAGCAAGTGCGACCCGTGACGATTTTCGCGCGTCGCGCTCCCGGGGGCGGGCGCCGGGTGGGACCGGTCTACGCTCGTGGCCATGCAGAGCGTCTCTGATCAGCTGAGCGATCCCGTGTCAGACGTGGTGTCTGGCAATGGGATTGCCCACCGTGGAGGGGTGGCGTGGGCGTGCAGGTGGAAGCCCGCGCCCAGTGCTGCTCCTCGTGGCCGGTGACCGGCTGTGGTGGGTTTGCTGATCGTTGCCACGCCCTGTTGCCGGTGGGCCGCGCGAGGCAGCCGGTTCCGGTCCGTGTGAGCGTGTCCCTCCGGACGCTGGCCCGCCGGACCCGAAGGTCTGACAGGGGAGGGTGTCCGGCGTCGCCTGGGCGTCGGACGTGTTGCATGGTGCCGGGTGGGGCCGGTCTTGGACCGGTCGTTCCGGCTGGTCTTGTCGGTACTCGGCGTGACGACCGCGCCCGCTTCGAGCGTGTCCACCACCGTGCGGATCGCCATCGCGCCGCTGGTGCGGTCGGTGACGGTTTTGGTCTGGTGGGTGAGGCCGCGTGCGGCGATGCGCCGCCACGCCCCGTTGTCGCGGTCGCCCTGCCACCGGCAGGAGGGGCAGAGGGCCCATTTCCATCCGGGTGTGGTGGGCCGGTCGGGGGCTTCGCGGTGCCGCAGCGGGGTGAGGCACTGGGGGCAGTGCTTGGAGGTGTTGCGCGCCGGGACGGTGACAACAGTGATACCCACTTCGGCGGCGAGGTGCCGCATACGGTCCACGATCTGCCCGCGCACCTGCTGGGAGAGGCGGGTGTTCATGGTTCGGCCCATGCCCTTGGCTTCCATCGACCGCAGGTCTTCCACGTAGATCACCGTGGCCGAGAAGGTGATGGCCTGATCCACTGTCCAGCGTGCGGCGGCCGACGCGAGGGCGTTGTTGAGGTGGGAACGCCGGTCGGAGACGTGCCGGATCTCATCGGACAGGGCCGTGTGCCTGGCGGCCAGCGGATGATGTCCGTCTCCGCCCGTGAGCCGCTGGTAGTGGTCGGCCTTGGCGTGCAGGTGCTCGGACAGGCGCCGGAGCCGATGCTGTTTGGCGAGGACCCCGGCGGCACGGAACTGTCCGCCGGAGCCGAGGGCGCTGATCCGGCCGTCCGCATGCAGGCGGACCGCTCCGGCGGACAGCAGGGTGTTCAGGCCCCAGTCCACACCCAGCGCGACCGTGTGACCGGTGCGGGCGGCCTTCGGGACGGCGTGGGTGTAGGCGAGATCAGCCCGCACTCTGCCCTGGTGGATACGCAGAGTGGGCAGGTGCAGCACCGCACCGGCCGGGATCACCGGCGGCAGGCTGATGGGGCAGGCGACCCAGGTCCAGTCTTTGTACGAGGCCGGGTCGGCGCGGGTGGGCAGCTGGAGCCTCAGCAGGGCGCGGCCGGGTTCGTCGGCGCGTTCGATGGTGGCCTGCTGCCCGTCACACGCCGAGAGCAGCAGCATGCGTGCGATCCGGGGCGTGGGCTCCGTCTCGAACACATCGACCGGCATCCGGCCGTGCTTGCCGACGAACGCCGCAGCCTGCCGGGTACGGGACTTGATCACACTGGACGGCAGGAACTGGCCGCCGGGCACCGCCTCGCGCACCGCTTCCCACTCGGCCGCCGTGCGCTTCGCCGGATCACCCGGCCACGTCTTGAGGACACCGGCCGTCAGATCGGCGCGCCACTTCGCCGACCGCAGCACGCGCCCGGCCTGCTCCTGCGCCATCCGCACGATGCGGTCGTTGACCTTGACACCCCTGGGCGGCGCGACGGCCCAGCCGAGGCGGCGCAGTGCCATCCACGCGTTCGACGGCAGTTTCCTGCCCCCCGTGTCCTCGCCGGATGCCAGGGTGTCCACGTCGGCGGTGTTCCAGTGCTCGACGGTCAGCTCACCGGCCATGCCGGACACCAGGCCCGCGCACCAGCCCACACGCTCCGCCAGCACAGCGGTGGACAGGAGGTCGCCGGTCCTCTCATCCAGGCCCGTGCGCAGCACGCCACGGGCGCATGCGGTGCGGGAGGTCTCGCCCTCGGCGAGCGGCAGCTTCCGGCTCACCGGCCGCCACCGTCTTCAGCGCACTGCCCGGTCTCGGCGAGCAGCCGTTCGCGAGCCTCTGCTGACCGCATCCCGTACAAACGGCCCGCGAACGTGGTGACCAACGAGACGAAGTCTTCGAGGAGTTCATCCCGGCCGCCGGACTTCTTCGGGTACAGCACTTCGAGCGAGGCGCCGTACACGGCGAACAGACGCCTCAGCCAGCCCACACCGAACCGCGCGAGACGGTCCTCATGCGTCACCCGCACCACGCTCACCGAGCCGTCGGACACCATCGCCAGCACCCGGTTCAGGCCG
Proteins encoded in this window:
- a CDS encoding acyltransferase family protein, which translates into the protein MRFAERIEARTPASRDRAIDGLRALALLAVPTGHWLLGGFTLDEGALRNASPLSTFGFFAPVSWVLQMLGIFFLVGGYASVLSYRRRKGSTAAWLRRRAARLGRPVLGVTAVWAVLIPVLYAAGVPGTTLRTGSTLVVQPLWFVGVYVVVTALTPYCVRMAGRLGAWAAAPLLGVVAVVDVLRYGPYGEAMPSWLGVVNILPGWLFAYQLGVSWGEGGIGRRGARVLLVGGGVLFAVLLLVFHYPASMVGVPGEARTNSHPPSLLVLALAAAQSGAAILLRDRIAGVLRRPALWAPVVVVNLLAMTILCWHQTAMLAAAVPGSYLGAVPGLTTAPDSYGWILGRLLWMPLFAVLLVLIARYARAFEAPWRSGTRAARARRAAAGLLAAGFAVYALAS
- a CDS encoding zinc ribbon domain-containing protein gives rise to the protein MSRKLPLAEGETSRTACARGVLRTGLDERTGDLLSTAVLAERVGWCAGLVSGMAGELTVEHWNTADVDTLASGEDTGGRKLPSNAWMALRRLGWAVAPPRGVKVNDRIVRMAQEQAGRVLRSAKWRADLTAGVLKTWPGDPAKRTAAEWEAVREAVPGGQFLPSSVIKSRTRQAAAFVGKHGRMPVDVFETEPTPRIARMLLLSACDGQQATIERADEPGRALLRLQLPTRADPASYKDWTWVACPISLPPVIPAGAVLHLPTLRIHQGRVRADLAYTHAVPKAARTGHTVALGVDWGLNTLLSAGAVRLHADGRISALGSGGQFRAAGVLAKQHRLRRLSEHLHAKADHYQRLTGGDGHHPLAARHTALSDEIRHVSDRRSHLNNALASAAARWTVDQAITFSATVIYVEDLRSMEAKGMGRTMNTRLSQQVRGQIVDRMRHLAAEVGITVVTVPARNTSKHCPQCLTPLRHREAPDRPTTPGWKWALCPSCRWQGDRDNGAWRRIAARGLTHQTKTVTDRTSGAMAIRTVVDTLEAGAVVTPSTDKTSRNDRSKTGPTRHHATRPTPRRRRTPSPVRPSGPAGQRPEGHAHTDRNRLPRAAHRQQGVATISKPTTAGHRPRGAALGAGFHLHAHATPPRWAIPLPDTTSDTGSLS
- a CDS encoding response regulator transcription factor, whose amino-acid sequence is MTIRVIIVDDQAMVRAGFAALLSAQADIDVVGEAPDGRQGIEVSRGTHPDVVLMDVRMPEMDGLAAARALLDPPVGVVHRPRVLMLTTFDVDDYVYEALRAGASGFLLKDAPPADLISAVRVVAAGEALLAPSVTRRLIADFAQQRPAPRKDRSLRLKGLTPRETEVLELIARGLSNQEIAEHLILAEQTVKTHIGRVLAKLGLRDRAQAVIFAYESGLVAPGG
- a CDS encoding alpha/beta hydrolase; this encodes MRRYRRTLVAVALMATLVSGTAGWAAGSGQQAVDGPPPGSDAWRHDGSLGRALPDPQTASPAQVASFFRTLSPTSRRDLAERHPSVVGNLDGAPVELRYAANRIALAKDPRHSRLAAPGRQILAFDPRGRGTVAEVYGDLLTSRHVAVVVPGSDIDAGTYDRSGDAYGTPAGMATSLRTATEGRSAVVAWAGYTTPVGLGLDAATGGLAEVGAERLARFTQGLSAAGVRTPALFCHSYGSVVCGLAAAAAKASDIVVLGSPGMRAASAAALGTDARVWAAKDPSDWISKVPNVEFLGLGHGTDPAAEGFGARRVPARTAHGHTGYFAPGTDSLRAFASIATHGDVR
- a CDS encoding MerR family transcriptional regulator; the encoded protein is MTLMESTPVRTETEDLCVSAPPTHPRPAGRDQYTISEVVSFTGLTAHTLRWYERIGLMPHVDRSHTGQRRFSNQDLDWLAFVGKLRLTGMPVADMVRYAELVREGEHTFERRQELLEQTRRDVRTRVAELHDTLAVLDYKIDYYAGARPASERAS
- a CDS encoding aldo/keto reductase; translation: MNTPSTEKITAVTLGAAGPTVGVQGFGAMGISEFYGDTDDTASRDTLEATVETGVTLIDTADAYGRGANETFLAPFVAAHRDEITLATKFGIERSDDPAYRGIRNEPAYIRQAVEGSLRRLGVDVIDLYYMHRYNPAVPFAESVGAMAGLVAEGKVKYLGLSEVTGAELREAHSVHPITALQSEWSLFSRDVETSAVAAAAELGVALVPYSPLGRGFLTGSFTRADKELKGADIRLTQPRFTGDNAGRNAALLEPVRTIAAAHDATPGQIALAWVQQRAQEHGLTVVPIPGTRKRSRLLENAAATRIILTPEELALLEPIAGQVAGDRYPDMSATAVARE